The Caproicibacterium lactatifermentans genome contains a region encoding:
- a CDS encoding spore coat associated protein CotJA, translating into MEEPLTGQKCAVQPLPPIPKDPALAMAYIPVQKFENLYQPEEGYQSGTLFRDLNKPFMGGAAK; encoded by the coding sequence ATGGAAGAACCTTTAACTGGGCAAAAATGCGCGGTCCAGCCGCTGCCGCCTATTCCAAAGGACCCGGCACTGGCCATGGCATATATACCCGTACAAAAATTTGAGAACCTATATCAGCCGGAGGAGGGGTACCAGTCCGGTACTCTATTCCGGGATCTGAACAAACCCTTTATGGGGGGTGCCGCGAAATGA
- a CDS encoding spore coat protein CotJB, which yields MTEQQRLMRRIDACRFAMWELKIFLDTHPDNCEAVKSLQERRKMAADLIKQYEDAYGPLNQSDATASRWAWVQEPWPWELTQKEEADN from the coding sequence ATGACAGAACAGCAGCGCCTAATGCGCAGGATAGATGCCTGCCGGTTTGCCATGTGGGAACTGAAAATTTTTCTTGATACCCACCCCGACAACTGTGAGGCTGTGAAAAGTTTGCAGGAACGCCGGAAGATGGCTGCCGACCTGATAAAACAGTATGAGGATGCCTACGGGCCGCTGAACCAAAGCGACGCCACCGCCAGCCGCTGGGCGTGGGTGCAGGAGCCATGGCCGTGGGAGCTTACACAAAAAGAGGAGGCGGATAACTGA
- a CDS encoding manganese catalase family protein yields MWNYEKRLQYPIHIKNPDPRMAKIVLAQYGGLYIKM; encoded by the coding sequence ATGTGGAACTATGAAAAACGGCTGCAGTATCCTATTCACATTAAAAATCCAGACCCGCGTATGGCGAAGATTGTGCTGGCACAATATGGTGGGCTATACATTAAAATGTGA